The genomic DNA CACCGGTATGACAAGGCCGGGGCTGACGAGCTGACCTTCCTCGACGTCACCGCGTCCTCGGGCAACCGGGACACCACCTTCGACGTCGTCGCGCGCACCGCCGAAGAGGTCTTTATTCCACTGACCGTCGGCGGCGGAGTCCGCTCCATTGCGGACGTGGATAAGCTGCTGCGCTATGGCGCGGACAAGGCCTCCATCAACACCGCCGCCGTCGCCCGGCCGGACGTGATTGATGAGATCACCCGGCACTTCGGCTCGCAGGTGCTGGTGCTGTCCGTGGACGCACGGCGCACGCACGACGGCGCCACGCCGTCGGGCTTCGAGGTCACCACCCACGGCGGGCGCACGGGAACCGGAATCGACGCCGTCGCCTGGGCGAAGGAGGCCGCCGACCGCGGTGTGGGGGAGATCCTGCTGAACTCCATCGACGCCGACGGCACCCGCGAGGGCTTCGACATCGAAATGATTCGAGCGGTCCGCGCCGCCGTGGACGTGCCGCTGATCGCCTCCGGCGGGGCGGGCAAGCCGGAGCATTTCCCGGCTGCCGTGATCGCCGGGGCCGACGCCGTCCTGGCCGCCTCGGTGTTCCACTTCGGCCCGGATGACGCGATCCACCAGGTGAAGCAGGCCATCCGCGACGCCGGCTACCCGGTCCGCTAGCGGCTTTCCCCTCACGGCCGCACCGGCCGTGAGGGCGGGCTCGGCCGCGCCGGACTTGCGCGGCGAACACCGACGTATGTGGCATGCTTCGCTCCATGACTATGCCAACACGCGTCCGGCGCGCTGAAGTAAGCGACCTGCCCTTCATCCTGCGCCAGGAGCGCGAATACATGGAAACCATCGAGCCGCATGCGCTCCTGGGGTGGCTGACAGTTCTCGACCAGAACCTGGAACTGTGGATCGATTGCCTTCCCCATACGTTCGTCTGCCCTGATGCAGATGGTCGTCCTCTTGGGTATGTGATGGGGAGCCTCGACGGCGACAAAGCCACTCTGGTCTCAATCAGTGTCCTCGCCGGTCGTCGCCGCCGAGGCCTCGGCAGGCTCCTCCTGGAGGCGTTTGAGCAGGACGCCGGCTCAAGCGGAGCCCGCGTGCTGGAAATCGCCGTGTACCCAGGCAACCAGGCCCATCTGCTGTACCGGGCTGCGGGTTATGAAGCCACGGGCCAGGACGGCGAGTTTGTGCTGTTCAGCAAGACCCTCGGCGCTGCCACAGGGGGAAACCGGGCAGTGCTGCGGTAACCCGGCAGGGTCCTAGGCCCCGCGGGTCTGGACGAGATTGGCGAAGGGGAGCCGGCCGTACTGCCGGACAAACTCCGCCTGATACTCCGCGAGGGCAGGGGTGAGCTCTTCGGGCGGCAGCTCCTTCCACGCCACGAGAAGGCTCTCCGCGTCCGCCAGCTGCCAGATCAGCCGGCCGTCCCAGTGGCCCGGCGGCTTGCCCCGGCCGAAGTCCACAAATTCGGAGATCTGGCGCCGCAGCCCCCGGTTGCCCTTGCTGCCCGCCCCGGCCTTGCCAAGAAACAGGACGTCCGCGTCATCCACCCACTCGGCGGCGAGGTCTGCCTGGGACAGGGAAGGATCCTTCTTCTTGAAGATCCCGGCCGTGCTTTTGGCCAGGAACCGCGGTTCCATCCCCGGGGAGCGCAACACGGCGAAGATCCCCTGCCGCTGTGGAATCCGGTTGGTATCCAGGTCCCTAAGCGGCCGGAAGCCGGTGAATCCGTGCTCTTTGAGTGATTTTCGATTCAACGGGATCGGATTCCTTGCAGTGTGAAGTATGGGCGCCGCCGGCCGGGCGCCTTCAATGCTATCCGGACCGGGCCACGGACATAGGGGGACATCGGGCTGCCGCCGATAACGGTACGGTGGTTTTCGTCGCTTAGGCGGGACCATCCGTTTCCGCCACTGCCCGAAGGGAAAAGCTTGCGTTCTGCCACCGGACCCGGCCTGCTGTTTGTCCTGGTGTGCGCCATGGGTGCCGGACCGATGATGAACTACGGTATCTCCGCCACCAGCACCCTCATCATGGCGGACCTGGGCATCAGCGAAGCGCAGTTCGGCCTGCTCGCCGCCACCTGCTTCGCCGGAGCCGCCCTGTCCTCGATGTCCCTGGGCCGGCTCAGCGACCGGATCAGTTCCCGCACCCAGCTGCTGATCATCTTCGGCGGAACCGCCCTCGCCCTGGGACTGATGGCGGTGTCCGGGAATTACCTGTGGCTGCTGGCCGCCGTCCTGCTCTCCGGCCCGGCCCAGGCCATCTCCAACCCCACCACCAACCGGATCATCAGCCATGACGTGGAACCCGGCAAACGCCCGGGCTGGATGGGCATCAAGCAGTCCGGCGTGCAGGCCAGCCAGCTCTTCTCCAGCCTGTTCTTCCCGGCTGCCGCACTCATCGCGGGATGGCGAGGAGCCGCCGTCGGGGCAGCGCTGGTCCTCGGCCTGCTGCTGGCCTACGCGTGGCACCGGCTGCCCG from Arthrobacter zhangbolii includes the following:
- a CDS encoding GNAT family N-acetyltransferase, translated to MTMPTRVRRAEVSDLPFILRQEREYMETIEPHALLGWLTVLDQNLELWIDCLPHTFVCPDADGRPLGYVMGSLDGDKATLVSISVLAGRRRRGLGRLLLEAFEQDAGSSGARVLEIAVYPGNQAHLLYRAAGYEATGQDGEFVLFSKTLGAATGGNRAVLR
- the hisF gene encoding imidazole glycerol phosphate synthase subunit HisF; translated protein: MSVAIRVIPCLDVDAGRVVKGINFEGLRDAGDPVELAHRYDKAGADELTFLDVTASSGNRDTTFDVVARTAEEVFIPLTVGGGVRSIADVDKLLRYGADKASINTAAVARPDVIDEITRHFGSQVLVLSVDARRTHDGATPSGFEVTTHGGRTGTGIDAVAWAKEAADRGVGEILLNSIDADGTREGFDIEMIRAVRAAVDVPLIASGGAGKPEHFPAAVIAGADAVLAASVFHFGPDDAIHQVKQAIRDAGYPVR